From the genome of Thermogutta terrifontis, one region includes:
- a CDS encoding lipoate--protein ligase family protein, with protein MQYLELTLPTPEENLALDEALLRAADAGQLGEVLRVWESPRLAVVVGRASCVQQEVDVSQCRSLAVPILRRCSGGCAVVIGPGCLMYSLVVQLDARPGWRKVDHLHAQVLARLGEALSVNGLRVLQAGASDLAIVPDGVRHSWENASQWRKVSGNSVRFGRRCVLYHGTILYQFDLAWLGKLLRQPPREPDYRAGRAHEMFVANLPLDRDQIVARIRQAWLANRILQHWPEEQTQELLASRYSQVAWHWER; from the coding sequence ATGCAGTACCTGGAATTGACGCTGCCAACTCCCGAGGAGAACCTCGCGCTCGACGAGGCGCTGCTCCGCGCAGCCGACGCTGGTCAACTGGGCGAAGTGTTGCGGGTGTGGGAGTCTCCTCGGCTGGCCGTCGTCGTCGGGCGGGCCTCATGTGTGCAGCAAGAGGTAGACGTGTCGCAGTGCCGGTCCCTGGCCGTGCCCATTTTGCGGCGATGCAGCGGAGGCTGTGCCGTGGTCATCGGGCCGGGCTGCTTGATGTATTCGCTGGTGGTTCAGTTAGACGCCCGGCCTGGCTGGCGGAAGGTCGATCATCTCCATGCCCAGGTTCTCGCAAGGCTTGGAGAGGCGCTGTCAGTCAACGGGCTGAGGGTGCTTCAAGCGGGAGCCAGTGATTTGGCCATCGTCCCTGACGGTGTGCGCCATTCCTGGGAGAATGCGTCACAATGGCGCAAGGTCTCAGGCAACAGCGTGCGTTTCGGACGGCGGTGCGTCCTCTATCATGGAACGATTCTCTACCAGTTTGACTTAGCGTGGTTGGGAAAGCTGCTCCGGCAGCCGCCGCGAGAGCCAGATTATCGCGCCGGTCGCGCGCATGAAATGTTTGTGGCTAATTTGCCTCTTGATCGAGACCAGATCGTCGCACGGATCCGTCAGGCATGGTTGGCCAACAGGATTCTCCAGCACTGGCCGGAAGAACAAACGCAAGAGCTTCTGGCCAGTCGCTATTCCCAGGTGGCATGGCACTGGGAAAGATAA
- a CDS encoding HEAT repeat domain-containing protein, whose amino-acid sequence MVRDNPPVATGVGEPTGLQRGKAEDASLASETGKPTDKTTSPPTIRPHRQPSLVWLLISRVVLPLVLVTGIALGFARVRGLLAPRVEVGNVVAQLRLGGQTRWQAVAYLTPFIFDQRYDDLRRDPVLAQALADCLTEELDQPLAGYSDMSIAARAHLCRMIRCMDVPSVIPSLVKAVQWRGGGSPEMDSPVRKAAAEGLYQLGERLGPEVLQTYPEVLPALLVAVDDPVDPVRSAAALALGLHGGPEACDKLETLLGDPNPAVRYNAAIGLAMAGDAAGIAILEELFHSKETEKLATTGNLESINGMRTRQLLVMGLRSVNRLMDMDPTAPVDGLRPVLSQLQYSLVPEDVKQLAFQVEVKLNQRTVR is encoded by the coding sequence ATGGTACGCGACAATCCACCCGTCGCAACGGGAGTGGGCGAACCAACGGGGCTGCAGCGGGGAAAAGCCGAGGACGCTTCTCTTGCATCGGAAACAGGCAAACCAACTGACAAGACCACTTCTCCCCCAACCATTCGCCCACACAGGCAACCATCTCTGGTTTGGCTTCTGATTTCCCGCGTGGTTCTCCCGCTTGTTCTCGTCACGGGCATCGCGCTGGGGTTCGCGCGGGTCCGGGGGCTTCTCGCCCCGCGGGTGGAGGTGGGCAACGTGGTGGCCCAACTCCGTCTCGGGGGACAAACACGCTGGCAGGCCGTCGCCTACCTCACTCCCTTCATTTTCGACCAACGCTACGATGATCTGCGACGTGATCCGGTGTTGGCTCAGGCCCTCGCCGACTGCCTCACGGAAGAACTCGACCAGCCGTTGGCGGGCTATTCCGATATGTCGATTGCTGCCCGGGCACATCTCTGCCGGATGATCCGCTGCATGGATGTTCCCTCGGTCATTCCCTCTCTCGTGAAAGCTGTTCAGTGGCGCGGCGGTGGCTCGCCGGAAATGGATTCACCTGTGCGAAAAGCAGCGGCGGAAGGGTTGTACCAGTTGGGTGAACGTCTCGGCCCGGAGGTTCTTCAGACCTATCCGGAGGTCCTCCCTGCTCTTCTGGTCGCGGTGGACGACCCAGTGGATCCTGTCCGCTCGGCGGCCGCGCTGGCGCTGGGACTGCACGGAGGACCGGAAGCCTGTGATAAGCTGGAAACGCTTCTCGGTGATCCCAACCCTGCCGTCCGCTACAATGCGGCCATCGGTCTGGCCATGGCAGGTGACGCGGCAGGCATCGCCATTCTCGAAGAGTTATTCCACTCCAAAGAGACGGAAAAGCTTGCCACGACGGGCAATCTGGAATCCATCAACGGTATGCGAACGCGGCAGCTTCTCGTGATGGGACTTCGCTCCGTCAATCGCTTGATGGACATGGACCCCACCGCCCCGGTCGATGGTTTGCGTCCAGTTCTCAGCCAGCTCCAGTACAGCCTGGTTCCAGAGGACGTCAAACAACTGGCTTTCCAGGTGGAGGTCAAACTCAACCAGCGCACCGTCCGCTGA
- a CDS encoding DEAD/DEAH box helicase, which yields MGIASLFAHQKRAIERAVSQRRLLIVRPFGSGKTLIGLCVADQLLSHQARYGLWVGPAHLLSQVKDEARDWGLTLTICRVSDTPASFQPGLHLASYNRLRLSSEIFLSRQWDFVIVDEVHRAKNPSTWNYQLLAKLRRQAPWFVGLTGSPFQNGPYEFFQIVSLFTGSRIIRRLEECLEYKRKKPLTFWEFLWWKLFNRRPNRGPVVGIRNPDGIKQLLQPYIDFADGEEIVRECHIPSVDEEVVSVQLEATELDQYRRLAGQIRKKALRQFLTDDLDDSETASSFARLSELRQFLLSFEGNPSSKTRQLCNDVANAAKDPSARILVFSNFLDRGVRVIAECLRTLSVPHLTYTGQISHRQKSRQIRSFSEGLKRVLILSPVGFEGLNLNNTTHIFIADPHFNPEVTRQLVARATRAKSSVSKVTVYHYIAVSDKLATGTVDQAVRRIAERKNQVNNELRHILSDLSFDNCSSARIVEA from the coding sequence ATGGGAATAGCCTCGCTGTTTGCTCATCAAAAGCGTGCCATCGAGCGCGCGGTATCGCAGCGTCGGCTATTAATCGTACGGCCATTTGGCAGTGGTAAAACACTGATCGGACTGTGCGTCGCCGATCAATTGCTCAGCCACCAGGCACGCTATGGGCTTTGGGTGGGGCCGGCCCACTTGCTTTCTCAAGTTAAAGATGAAGCAAGAGATTGGGGGTTGACCCTCACCATTTGTCGCGTCTCGGATACGCCCGCTTCATTTCAACCCGGCCTCCATCTGGCTAGCTATAACCGTCTGCGACTATCAAGCGAGATTTTTTTATCCCGTCAATGGGACTTTGTTATCGTCGATGAGGTGCACCGTGCTAAGAACCCCAGCACCTGGAACTACCAACTTCTCGCAAAATTGAGACGCCAAGCCCCATGGTTCGTGGGCTTAACAGGATCGCCGTTTCAAAATGGACCGTACGAATTCTTTCAAATCGTGTCACTGTTCACGGGAAGCCGGATCATCCGAAGACTGGAGGAGTGTCTCGAATACAAGCGGAAGAAGCCTCTGACGTTCTGGGAATTCCTGTGGTGGAAGCTCTTTAACCGACGGCCGAATCGGGGGCCTGTTGTCGGTATTCGAAATCCCGATGGTATAAAACAACTGCTTCAGCCCTATATCGACTTTGCCGATGGAGAAGAGATTGTCCGGGAGTGTCACATCCCTTCGGTCGATGAAGAGGTGGTGAGTGTGCAACTGGAAGCCACGGAACTCGACCAATATCGGCGTCTTGCAGGGCAAATTAGGAAAAAGGCTCTGCGCCAGTTTTTGACGGATGACCTCGACGACTCCGAGACCGCAAGCAGTTTCGCACGCCTTTCGGAACTCCGCCAGTTTCTTTTGTCATTCGAGGGAAACCCTTCTTCCAAAACACGCCAACTATGCAATGACGTGGCAAATGCAGCAAAGGATCCCTCCGCGCGAATTCTTGTCTTCTCAAATTTTCTGGACCGTGGCGTCCGCGTCATAGCCGAGTGCTTACGCACCCTTAGTGTGCCACATCTAACTTATACTGGGCAGATTTCTCATCGCCAGAAGTCGCGGCAGATCAGGTCCTTCTCCGAGGGCCTTAAGCGAGTCCTCATATTATCCCCCGTCGGATTCGAAGGCCTCAATCTAAACAATACGACTCACATTTTTATCGCCGACCCGCATTTTAATCCAGAGGTAACACGACAACTCGTAGCACGAGCGACGCGAGCAAAAAGCTCCGTTTCCAAGGTGACCGTTTATCACTACATTGCCGTGTCCGACAAATTGGCCACCGGCACTGTGGATCAGGCGGTACGGCGAATCGCCGAGCGCAAGAATCAGGTTAATAACGAACTGAGGCACATCCTTTCCGACCTGAGCTTTGATAATTGTTCATCCGCTCGAATTGTGGAAGCATAG
- a CDS encoding nitroreductase family protein, whose product MDVLTAIFTRRSIRSFEERPVPEDIQEQLLRAAMAAPSARNAQPWQFVVIDHRATLMEIAARFPNAEPARTAPLGILVCGDLSLELSKGYWVIDCAAAAQNILLAAHGLGLGAVWTGVYPRENRVEGMRDIFNIPDHVIPHSLILVGYPAEKPAPVDRFDPTRIHRNRW is encoded by the coding sequence GTGGACGTTTTGACGGCCATCTTCACGCGGCGGAGCATCCGCTCCTTTGAAGAGCGTCCCGTACCGGAGGACATTCAGGAGCAGCTGTTGCGAGCAGCGATGGCTGCCCCGAGCGCCAGAAACGCTCAGCCCTGGCAGTTCGTGGTCATTGATCACCGCGCTACACTGATGGAAATTGCCGCACGTTTTCCCAATGCCGAGCCTGCACGCACCGCTCCCCTGGGCATTCTGGTGTGCGGCGACCTGAGTCTGGAGCTTTCCAAGGGATACTGGGTCATTGACTGTGCGGCTGCCGCCCAGAACATCCTGCTGGCGGCCCACGGACTCGGGCTGGGAGCTGTGTGGACGGGAGTCTATCCCCGCGAGAACCGTGTGGAGGGGATGCGGGATATTTTCAACATCCCGGACCACGTCATTCCGCACAGCCTCATACTGGTGGGGTATCCCGCGGAGAAACCGGCCCCGGTGGACCGCTTCGACCCTACCCGCATCCACCGCAACCGGTGGTGA
- a CDS encoding (Fe-S)-binding protein encodes MIRIGDNGLPQWDYPRYEAGEKVALFIPCYIDQFYPQIAQAVVEILHRLGIPLVYPEEQTCCGQPAFNSGYWEEARRVIRHFCRVFAPYRYIVCPSGSCTAMCRVFFEQADPENPQVGEVGRRVFEFTEFLVNVLGVTDLGARFPHKVTLHSGCHGRRELGILEQPITLLKNVKDLIYCELPNIEECCGFGGTFSVKMPGTSIAMGESKAANILRSRADVVTSVDISCLMHVGGIMRRKPEMRHIRVLHIAEILNSRE; translated from the coding sequence ATGATTCGCATCGGGGACAACGGTTTGCCACAATGGGACTATCCCCGTTACGAAGCCGGGGAAAAGGTCGCCCTGTTCATTCCCTGTTACATTGACCAGTTCTATCCCCAGATTGCGCAGGCAGTGGTGGAAATCCTCCATCGCCTGGGCATCCCGCTTGTCTATCCGGAAGAGCAGACGTGCTGCGGCCAACCGGCCTTTAACTCCGGCTACTGGGAAGAAGCTCGCCGCGTCATCCGGCACTTTTGCCGGGTGTTTGCGCCCTATCGGTACATTGTCTGTCCGTCGGGCTCCTGCACAGCCATGTGTCGGGTGTTCTTCGAGCAGGCAGACCCTGAAAATCCGCAAGTCGGAGAGGTCGGCCGGCGAGTATTTGAGTTCACCGAGTTTCTGGTCAACGTGCTGGGAGTGACAGACTTGGGAGCCCGGTTTCCTCACAAGGTGACGCTTCACAGCGGCTGTCATGGACGGCGGGAACTGGGAATCCTCGAGCAGCCGATCACGCTTCTTAAAAATGTGAAGGATCTGATTTACTGTGAACTCCCCAACATCGAGGAGTGCTGCGGGTTTGGCGGGACATTCAGTGTGAAGATGCCCGGCACATCCATCGCCATGGGCGAATCAAAGGCCGCCAACATTTTGCGTTCCCGCGCGGATGTTGTTACTTCCGTGGACATCAGTTGTCTGATGCACGTGGGCGGTATCATGCGACGCAAACCAGAAATGCGGCATATCCGCGTCCTTCACATTGCTGAGATTTTGAACAGCCGGGAGTGA
- a CDS encoding lactate utilization protein B, which produces MTVANQHHVVSLRGAAFWKAENKGLAEPRGSKALGESAERSSKHNRQVALAIPYWESWREAAHQVKRYAIHHLPELLQEFERNITARGVTVLWARDAEEANRHLLNIVREHNVKTVVKSKSMVSEEMEVNHVLASVGVKALETDLGEFLVQLAGQRPTHIVTPALHLSAADVGRLFAEKLGEPFTTEHEKLTDIARRHLRQEYLRADMGISGCNFALADVGAICVIENEGNAGLSMAAPPVHVVLMGIEKVIPSIDYLPLFLNLLARSGTGQKLTTYTHVLLGPSPGRKMYVIIIDNGRSNVLADPAARSSLFCIRCGACLNTCPVYRRVGGWAYGWVYPGPIGSILTPHLVGFEEAGKLPFASSLCGACGEVCPVKIDIPHQLVHLRHRAVNTRSPVRSPFERLIWRAWAWAMSHPLLYRLAMGGVRLGVRLARFLPFHPGPLGAWTRGRDLPAVPPRSFRAWWRRQKERYHQTAASATRSASRHQSAATNS; this is translated from the coding sequence ATGACGGTTGCCAATCAGCACCATGTGGTGTCACTTCGCGGGGCCGCCTTCTGGAAGGCCGAGAACAAGGGCTTGGCCGAGCCGCGAGGATCCAAAGCCCTCGGGGAATCGGCAGAACGCTCCAGCAAACACAACCGGCAGGTCGCCCTGGCCATTCCGTACTGGGAATCCTGGCGTGAGGCCGCGCACCAGGTCAAACGGTACGCGATCCATCATCTCCCGGAACTTCTCCAGGAATTTGAGCGCAACATCACGGCCAGAGGTGTGACGGTTCTCTGGGCCCGCGATGCCGAAGAAGCCAACCGCCATCTTCTGAACATTGTGCGCGAGCACAATGTGAAGACCGTGGTGAAGTCAAAGTCCATGGTCAGCGAGGAAATGGAGGTCAATCATGTGCTGGCCTCGGTGGGCGTCAAGGCCCTGGAAACAGACCTGGGCGAGTTCCTTGTGCAACTGGCGGGTCAGCGGCCGACCCATATTGTGACGCCCGCCCTTCACCTTTCCGCTGCCGATGTGGGGCGACTCTTTGCCGAAAAGCTTGGCGAACCCTTCACCACCGAACATGAAAAACTCACCGATATTGCCCGGCGGCATCTTCGGCAGGAGTATCTCCGCGCGGACATGGGGATTTCCGGGTGCAATTTTGCCCTGGCCGATGTCGGTGCGATCTGCGTCATTGAGAACGAGGGGAACGCCGGGCTGTCGATGGCGGCCCCACCCGTGCATGTCGTACTGATGGGCATTGAAAAGGTCATCCCCAGCATCGACTATCTGCCGCTATTTCTCAATTTGCTTGCGCGGAGTGGCACCGGGCAGAAACTGACAACCTACACGCACGTGTTGCTCGGCCCATCACCCGGCCGGAAGATGTATGTCATCATCATCGACAACGGCCGCTCCAATGTGCTGGCGGACCCTGCCGCCCGCAGCAGCCTCTTTTGCATCCGTTGCGGGGCCTGCCTGAATACCTGCCCGGTTTACCGTCGCGTTGGTGGTTGGGCCTACGGTTGGGTGTATCCCGGTCCGATTGGGTCCATCCTCACGCCGCACCTTGTGGGATTTGAGGAGGCCGGAAAACTGCCCTTTGCCTCGTCCCTGTGTGGGGCGTGCGGAGAAGTCTGTCCCGTGAAAATCGATATCCCCCATCAGTTGGTTCATCTGCGCCATCGGGCGGTGAACACGCGATCGCCCGTCCGATCGCCGTTTGAGCGACTGATTTGGCGGGCCTGGGCCTGGGCCATGTCTCACCCATTACTGTACCGGCTGGCGATGGGCGGCGTCCGGCTGGGGGTGCGCCTGGCGCGATTTCTGCCGTTCCACCCGGGTCCTTTGGGTGCGTGGACTCGGGGCCGGGACTTACCCGCCGTTCCGCCCCGCAGTTTCCGTGCCTGGTGGCGACGACAAAAGGAGCGTTATCATCAGACAGCGGCCAGTGCGACGAGGTCTGCTTCAAGGCACCAAAGCGCTGCAACAAACTCATGA
- a CDS encoding LutC/YkgG family protein: protein MGAREVILDRIRKNLGTVAEENPPPVPEVWPRSQITPADLARRFSEELRAVHGEPLLHCDWPGLQEDFQTLVEKSGWREALVMDRPLAWQLANSATGLQTIGIPDTPVPRDLETIPVSILEAECLLADTGSAVVVCRNPGERLACYLPPACVIVATVDRLCEHLPAAWDRITGVARQPECRGECVIITGPSRTADIEKILILGVHGPKRLVVYLIGAE from the coding sequence ATGGGCGCACGAGAAGTGATCCTGGATCGCATCCGAAAGAACCTTGGAACAGTCGCGGAGGAAAATCCGCCACCCGTTCCCGAGGTCTGGCCCCGGAGCCAGATCACTCCGGCGGACCTCGCACGCCGTTTCTCCGAGGAATTACGTGCCGTCCACGGCGAGCCGCTGCTTCACTGCGATTGGCCGGGCTTGCAGGAAGATTTTCAGACGCTCGTGGAAAAGTCAGGCTGGCGCGAGGCGCTGGTGATGGATCGGCCCCTGGCATGGCAGCTCGCCAACAGTGCTACGGGACTTCAAACCATCGGCATCCCAGACACTCCCGTGCCGCGCGATCTGGAAACCATTCCCGTTAGTATCCTGGAAGCCGAGTGTCTTCTCGCCGACACCGGATCGGCCGTGGTTGTTTGTCGCAATCCCGGTGAGCGACTGGCCTGCTATCTTCCCCCCGCGTGTGTCATCGTAGCCACCGTGGATCGACTCTGCGAGCACCTACCGGCCGCCTGGGACCGGATCACGGGGGTGGCCCGTCAACCCGAATGCCGCGGGGAATGCGTGATCATCACGGGGCCCAGCCGCACCGCGGATATCGAAAAGATTCTCATTCTCGGGGTTCACGGCCCCAAGAGACTGGTTGTCTATCTTATCGGTGCTGAATAA
- a CDS encoding esterase/lipase family protein gives MQRRGARVLLAVLLVAVCATSLGCALRRFERRGLLPRHGLMARPGWFRPQPVPLGERTRQFLRQHDLENSLDDPPRMLLEKVQAVVDREPSLEGLYAYAEVSFALARRLERTEPRLALDLYGGTVLRAYQYLFDPRFDSTRNAYDPHFRGACDLYNAALESALRIVCKGEQLRPGTEFQVRTADAVWRLKCIICDERWRPEDFGRFEFVSDYRIIGLRNHHVSFGLGVPLIAVRKSYPGEPPAARYYPPDLSFPVTVFLRPEFPNFDASPKSSREERHYEAQLELYDPVATSDVNVNGKQVPLQADLTTPLAAFLSNPAFGPSLATVGLLRPETLLTLQPGRDKPLTGLYMVQPYEPQKIPVVFIHGWWSSPMTWMQMFNDLRSIPEIRHNYQFWFYLYPTGQPFWISAAQFRRELRELRQTIDPQHVQPALDQMILVGHSMGGLIAEMQVMESGDEFWRLVSDHPFSEVRADPETLAELREIFFFHPNPSVRRIITLATPHWGSHFSNGMTQRLAAQLIRVPQQLLQTQERFFRENAELLIPDNLLKITDSVDALAPECPIFPVLNNAPRASWVLHHNIVGVSLDGGLWGRVTGTTDGVLSWESAHSDRANSELAVPAEHTTIHTHPLAILEVKRILLEHLDEVRQEERLMQTREAREDLLPTPAPIRLPPVDPPAPPPEPSRRFPVLRLSEEPGIGYSAPIR, from the coding sequence ATGCAACGGCGTGGCGCGCGAGTGCTGCTGGCAGTGCTCCTGGTCGCTGTGTGTGCGACCTCGCTAGGCTGCGCGCTGCGGCGTTTCGAACGACGAGGCCTTCTCCCCAGACACGGCCTGATGGCCCGACCGGGGTGGTTTCGGCCGCAGCCTGTCCCGCTGGGAGAGCGGACCCGCCAGTTTCTCCGGCAACATGATCTGGAAAACTCGCTTGACGATCCTCCGCGAATGTTGCTCGAGAAAGTTCAGGCGGTGGTGGATCGTGAGCCTTCCCTGGAGGGATTGTACGCCTATGCCGAGGTGAGTTTCGCTCTGGCGCGTCGGTTGGAGCGGACGGAGCCGCGGTTGGCGCTCGATCTGTACGGGGGCACCGTGTTGCGGGCTTACCAGTACCTTTTCGACCCCCGTTTTGATTCCACCCGGAATGCATACGACCCCCATTTTCGTGGCGCCTGCGATCTGTACAACGCGGCCCTCGAATCTGCCCTGCGGATTGTCTGCAAGGGGGAGCAGCTTCGGCCGGGGACGGAGTTTCAGGTCCGCACCGCCGATGCGGTGTGGAGGCTCAAGTGCATCATCTGTGACGAGAGGTGGCGGCCGGAGGATTTCGGCCGTTTCGAGTTCGTGTCGGATTATCGGATCATCGGCCTGCGGAACCATCACGTCAGTTTCGGGCTGGGAGTGCCACTCATCGCGGTGCGAAAAAGTTATCCCGGAGAGCCACCTGCCGCTCGGTATTATCCGCCTGACTTGAGTTTCCCGGTCACCGTCTTTCTGCGACCGGAGTTTCCCAATTTTGATGCGTCGCCCAAATCCTCCCGAGAAGAGCGCCATTATGAGGCCCAACTTGAGTTGTATGATCCGGTGGCCACCAGTGATGTCAACGTGAACGGAAAACAAGTCCCGTTACAGGCTGATCTGACAACGCCTCTGGCGGCGTTTCTCTCCAATCCTGCCTTTGGACCCTCGCTGGCGACCGTGGGGCTGCTTCGACCGGAAACCCTCCTCACGCTGCAACCGGGGCGGGACAAGCCGCTCACGGGACTGTACATGGTCCAGCCCTATGAACCGCAGAAGATTCCGGTGGTTTTTATTCACGGCTGGTGGTCCAGTCCCATGACCTGGATGCAGATGTTCAATGATCTCCGCAGTATTCCGGAAATCCGCCACAACTACCAGTTCTGGTTTTATTTATATCCCACCGGTCAACCGTTCTGGATTTCCGCCGCCCAGTTCCGACGTGAACTTCGCGAATTGCGGCAGACGATCGATCCCCAGCACGTGCAGCCGGCACTCGATCAGATGATCCTGGTGGGCCACAGCATGGGCGGGCTGATCGCCGAAATGCAGGTGATGGAAAGCGGTGACGAGTTCTGGCGGCTGGTCAGCGATCATCCGTTTTCTGAAGTCCGCGCTGATCCGGAGACGCTGGCGGAACTGCGGGAAATATTCTTCTTCCATCCCAATCCTTCCGTCCGCCGCATCATAACACTGGCCACTCCCCACTGGGGATCGCATTTTTCTAATGGGATGACACAGCGACTTGCCGCCCAGCTGATCCGGGTTCCGCAGCAGTTGCTGCAAACGCAGGAACGATTTTTCCGAGAGAACGCGGAACTGCTCATCCCCGACAACCTTCTCAAAATTACCGACAGCGTGGACGCACTCGCTCCTGAGTGTCCCATTTTTCCGGTGCTCAACAATGCGCCCCGGGCGTCCTGGGTTCTTCATCACAATATCGTGGGGGTCTCTCTGGATGGCGGGCTATGGGGCCGTGTGACGGGCACCACGGATGGTGTTCTTTCCTGGGAAAGTGCCCATTCGGACCGCGCGAATTCCGAGCTGGCCGTTCCCGCGGAGCATACAACAATCCACACTCACCCGCTTGCCATTCTCGAGGTGAAACGCATTCTCCTGGAGCATCTCGACGAGGTGCGTCAGGAGGAGCGTCTCATGCAAACCCGAGAGGCACGAGAGGACCTGCTACCAACACCGGCCCCGATCCGACTGCCCCCCGTGGATCCACCGGCTCCGCCGCCGGAACCATCTCGGCGGTTTCCTGTCTTGCGGCTTTCTGAAGAGCCAGGGATCGGTTATTCAGCACCGATAAGATAG
- the galK gene encoding galactokinase, whose translation MTFQSLVKFFQEKWQGAPDLCVRAPGRVNLIGEHTDYNDGFVLPMAIDRAIWIALRRRPDRWVKVHFADTQRYGEFHLDAIRHSDSGSLEYVKGVAWALQEEGFFLRGWEGVIMGDVPIGAGLSSSAALEVACARAFSSTAEIPWDPVKMALLSQKAENQWVGVQCGIMDQLISACGQEGHALLIDCRSLELTHVPIPDTARIVILDTGTRRGLADSAYNERRAACERTAQQFGVKALRDITMEEFERRANELDEITRRRVRHVITENDRTLRAARALQAGDLRQFGRLMVESHKSLRDDYEVSSPALNAMVEIALQQPGCLGARMTGAGFGGCAVALVENAVAESFSQTVAQLYRQKTGNEPSVYICRASAGACLVEACCTA comes from the coding sequence GTGACTTTCCAGAGCCTTGTCAAATTCTTCCAAGAAAAGTGGCAGGGGGCACCCGATCTGTGTGTGCGGGCCCCCGGTCGCGTCAATCTCATCGGCGAGCACACGGATTACAACGACGGCTTTGTACTGCCCATGGCCATCGACCGGGCAATATGGATTGCCCTTCGGCGGCGTCCCGATCGATGGGTCAAGGTGCATTTTGCGGATACGCAGCGATACGGAGAATTCCACCTGGACGCCATCCGCCATTCCGACTCGGGTTCTCTGGAGTATGTGAAAGGCGTGGCCTGGGCCCTCCAGGAAGAAGGATTTTTCCTGCGTGGGTGGGAAGGCGTCATCATGGGTGACGTACCGATCGGGGCAGGCCTGTCTTCGTCGGCGGCCCTCGAAGTGGCCTGCGCCAGGGCATTTTCTTCCACTGCCGAAATTCCCTGGGATCCGGTCAAAATGGCCCTTCTCTCCCAGAAGGCGGAGAACCAGTGGGTGGGGGTCCAGTGTGGCATCATGGATCAGCTTATTTCCGCCTGCGGCCAGGAAGGACACGCCCTTCTCATCGACTGTCGGTCGTTGGAATTGACCCATGTACCCATCCCCGACACCGCACGGATTGTGATTCTTGACACCGGAACCCGTCGCGGATTGGCCGACTCCGCCTACAACGAGCGCCGTGCTGCGTGTGAGCGGACGGCCCAACAGTTCGGGGTGAAAGCCCTGCGCGACATTACCATGGAAGAATTCGAGCGGCGGGCGAACGAATTGGACGAAATCACGCGGCGACGGGTGCGCCACGTGATCACTGAGAACGACCGCACGCTGAGGGCGGCCCGGGCCCTCCAGGCAGGCGACCTTCGGCAGTTCGGACGCCTGATGGTGGAAAGCCACAAAAGCCTACGGGACGACTACGAGGTTTCCAGCCCGGCGCTCAACGCGATGGTGGAGATCGCCCTTCAGCAACCCGGTTGTTTGGGGGCCCGGATGACGGGGGCCGGGTTTGGCGGTTGCGCCGTGGCACTGGTGGAAAACGCGGTGGCGGAGAGTTTCTCCCAAACCGTGGCTCAGTTGTATCGTCAGAAGACCGGCAACGAACCCAGCGTGTACATCTGCCGCGCCAGCGCCGGTGCGTGTCTCGTGGAAGCCTGCTGCACCGCGTAA